GTAATTtatacaaagatatttgatttttagggatagtgaatatcttttaaaagattatgaaatggttgtgtaagttaattaattatgagtaaaatggtaattttgtatgtcccaaaattataaacttttcaatatagggctataatttttatataatagtatagataaagttataaaaaaaaatgaaaaaggaaaatgtGGTAAAAAAATCAATGATAATTCAATTTTGGTTGATCTTATCTACAAATCCATGTGATGACGTCACTGCCAACTCAGAGACAGGAATCAGTCTGGAATATTCAAACTACTCTCCCCAATCTCTTCTGCCTTTATTACATCTCTTCCTCTTTCTCTCTACCTAACAAAGATTTCTACTATTTCCAGGTGAAAATTTAcattaaacaaataatatacaACAAGTTGAGCACAATGTACAACCGTGTGCTGCGTactttatgtttattaaattattatgtgtCTGGAAAATGGTGTTTTTGGAAAACCTCTTATCAAAGATTCGTTTCGTACGCGACGACACGACTTTGATACCTTCTCCAATACACCTTCGATTTCTCCCCGACTTTACCCAATACCACAgtattaaatctaaaaaataataataaaacaaggaaaatgataatgacaaccttaagggctgtcactaacaacatattacatgcttaaaaagttgtacattatatattaaaaatcgtCCCTTGATTTTTCTGACAGCAAGGTACAAAATTTAATGCActcaattagtttttactgacaaccctaagggctgtcactgACAAAACTCATAAAACAAAGACTTTCCTTTATAActtttctttcatattcttGTTAAACATATAAAGTTATAACCAAAATTGAAAATGATCCCTACACAAGATCTTTTAGCCATACACATtgtatgtataatataattatacagtACAACAATATAATGCATGTATTTGTTGTGTATGgcaaaaataaattatgtaagtATCATTTCCCATGCaccatttacttttttttttctgatgaCGATAAATGTCTGATCAGTTGTATTAAATTTTactactaatatatattttattttaataattttaaacaacattttttgtttatttttacaATAGTTATTTATTGGTTAACTCATTACATTCTTATCTATATTTCTTTACTGTTAGACaaaaattttacacttttattgTAAAGTTGAAGAAAATAAGCATACAAAATGATCATATTCTGCAAAATTTTGGAGGGTTGCCCGATTAAGAAAAATATTTGATGTACACATACGACGAAAATCCAAAGTTAGGTTGTTCGGAGTGGGGCGCGTTTCCCCAATAATCGTCGCCCCTATATTGCTCCAAGAGGCCTTTTTCTTGAAAcaatttctctctctttcttcaCAGCGAATATCTTTCGCTCTTGTCTCATCtctcttattatatatatatatatatatagagagagagagaggcaACTCTTTGATGGGTCTCATCCCCACAAAGCAGAAAATGCCTCTTGAGACGCTTTTAAAAAAGCCACACTCCTAAAGTATTGTATAGAATGATTCTCAttttatcacaaatttgataCAGTATTTGGTGcgtataaaagatataaaagatGTTTTAGTAGGTGTCTGGTTTACGagtatgaaaaaaataaaaatgagtatATTACAAACTAAATTCAATGGGAATATAGAGGTTTTATATTTTCTGTAAATCTATCAAGGTCCAGATTTtactcttcttttttattttattttatttgtagaaGTAGATTTATTGAGATGGTTATTTTAGAGTCTTGTGTTTCATTTCAGACATATGTGGTTCCAACTCTGCATACTATCCTATTGGATGTTATTTGGTGTCTCAAATGCTAACGGGTAACTACTAACTCATTGTTTAGAAAAACCtcttcaaaatatcaaaaatgaaaaaaatataataataggtCAAATGAAGTATATAACTAAATGAATAGTGtttattttgtttcatttttaataagttataaattCGTTCAGATTGTTTTATATAGCTTTTGAGCTTGTAAAAAACATAAgctattaaaagttttaatttttaattaacttacGAGCTTAAGTTGATAAAATCATACCttaaatatattcttttattatatatatatatataacttgatgATAATTATACcaatgaaaacatatttaaaacaatcaatttaattatataacttttatcagtTATCAtctaacacaaacaaaattatttaagaTCAAAATTTAAGAAGTTAGActtaaaatgtttaaaacatGACATTTTTAATGGGACGAAAAAAGTAATAAAGTAAACTTTCATAAATTTTATTAGGCCGCTCGTATTAGAGGTAGGACAAGCTCGTCCATAGGCTCTTCCTCAAGGAAGTTATCGTTAGCGGGTAGTTCGTGCTCTTCGCCTTCCTCCCCCTTCCTATTTAAGAACCGATTCGACGAGTAAGTGTAGGGCCTGAGGAGCGTTGTTGTCGTCCAAATAAATGAAAACCTTTTTATGCTAGGGTTGAAATAAAGAAGATGTGAGAAAAGGGTCTTAATGCTATGGATaatatttggaaagaaaaaaaccgACGAAAAAGAGGTGAATAAAAGAATGAAGAGAGGCTTTAGAATCCTTGGCTCTTTGCAACAAACACCCAAAATGCCTCTTGTGGTCTTGTGGATTTAATTATATAGTCAAATAAATAAAGTCCTATATTccccttttttttattctctCACTGGcgttatatatacacaaaaattataaattatcttGTATTCCAAGTTTATTCCTTTTTCTGATTCTTCTTTAGATCCTTTTATTCTCGTTCAAACCGGATCTCTTTTTGCCCCCTTCTAAGACATAATCTCTTTCACATTTATTAATGCCCCAAATTTCATACCACTACAAATCTTGATCCAAAACAACAACAGAAAGAAAAAGTTATCTCTCTCAATGGTTTTTgatcataataataacaatatggcTGATTTTGGTGACAAAATGGTAAGATGTAAAGAATATATGGAAGCTTtggaaatagaaagaaaaaagattcaagTCTTTGAAAGAGAGCTTCCTCTGTGTCTTGAACTTGTTACTCAAGGTATGTTACTAGCTTTTCCTTTCTTGAAATACACACAGTTGTATGTGAATTTTTGTGTTAACacccttttcatttttataaactttgatgtCTTATTTTTGGTAGCTTTTTGGTGGGTTTTTGCTTTTATGAATTGGGTTCTTGTTGTTTTGGAAAAACATTAAAGTTTTTTGTAAATATACACGCAGTTGTACACATTCACTGTTGTGTGTTTTTCATATTATGCAAGATTTTGGCATATTTCTTCCAAGATATTTgatgggtttttgtttttgtggatTGGGTATTTTTCTTGTCAAGAAATATATGAAGCTTCTGGTTTAAAGTCACCATCTTTAAAATACACAAAGACACATATACTTTGTATGTgcaaattgatttttttttccttaagaTTTAACCATTTTTCCTTTGGATTCTTGATGGAATTTTGGTTCTTAAAAATGGGttctctacttttttttttttgttgttcttTCAAAAAGGATTCTTGCTAGTtagcttgttcctttttgatatatagaaatatacaaaacaaactCAATATGTGTATGTAAATAGCTAAAATGTATGTAAAAACACTTTTTATCTGCATTTATCTCAACAAATTGTAAATAGCTTTTACCTTTTATAAGTAGGTTTTAAAGTTTaagaataatattttaaataagctcacatattttgaagaaaaattcatttttttgtattttttttttttttagcaattGAAGGATGTAGACAACAAATGTCTGGAACAACAACAACCGATTACTTCAATGGTCAATCTGAATGTTCTGAGCAAATATCAAGTGAAGGTCCAATTTTGGAAGAATTTATTCCAATAAAAAGAACTTCAtcattagaagaagaagaagaagatgatcatGAACACACACATCAACAATTAAATTATAAGCCCAAAAATATTCCAAACAAGTTTTTAGATAAatcatcctcatcatcttcCAAGAAATCAGACTGGTTAAGATCTGCTCAACTCTCTATTCAGACCCCAGATCCACTGGTAATTATCTAAATTccataattaaatttttaagtttttatttaataaaaaatggaatTTCTACACATTTTTTAGGAGTATTAATTAAGTCATTCTATTTTATTGGCTATCTACTTGTTTCATTAGTGCtttttaataaaacaagataTTTTTCAGCTGAAAAGGTCTTATGAATAAGCAAAATCTCAAATATCCTCTGAAttccaaaaactaaaattgtacATTTTCTtgaataatgtttttaattaattaaagattgtATTTTTATGTAACTTTTAGGAAATATCACCAAAAAGAGTGCCAGTTGTGGAAGTAAAGACAAATGGGTGTGGTGCTTTTCATccatttaagaaagaaaaaagctGCGACGGAGCTCCGGCCGCCGGAAAGGTGAAATTATCAGCTACACCCACCACAGATCTTACAGCTACCGCCAGTTCCACGGCGGACACCCGTAGTGGTAGTGGTGGCTGTGACGGAAACAAGAATGACGATAAAGGACAGTCAAATAGGAAAACTCGACGGTGTTGGTCGCCGGAGTTACACCGGCGGTTCCTCCATGCTTTACAACAACTCGGTGGTGCTCATGGTCAGTACTATTACTATTATCATTTATtactatcattattattattatattataatgtttttaatttgactccatttataaattttgatagtctaactttatttatttttataatacagTTGCTACACCTAAACAAATTAGGGAATTAATGAAAGTTGATGGGCTCACAAATGATGAAGTAAAAAGCCATTTACaggtttgtaatttttttttttgttacatattGTTTATCATATGTGTATCTAAGTACATTTTACTTATGTTCTGTGATATATGTTATACTAATATActtaattttttgtaatttgataGAAATATCGTTTGCATACAAGAAGGCCAAGTCCTACAATACATAACAATAACAACCCACAAACACCTCAATTTGTGGTGGTGGGAGGAATATGGATGCCGCCACCGGAATACGCCACCATGGCAGCCAACTCAACCCCGACTTCCGGTGATACCAACAATTCCAAAAATGTATATGCTCCTGTTGCTTCTCATCCGCAATCCATAGCAGAAGCATCCATGTCTCTAAACAAAAGCAATTCCCATGGTAACAATGGTGATGATAGCCACCATGATTCGCAATCGACTTCCTCATCCACACACACCTGACACTATGACGACTTATcgatattttgactttttgacgAGGGGTTATTTCCGCTCGGCTTTGTGTAGAATATTTTTGTAACGAGGCCATTTTTTGATGTTGGTTTCTATATATAGCCTTGTTGGTTGAATATTGTAAAAGTATAAGAAAATGTTAAGAGGTTATTTTGGTTTAGTTTATAAGTTATGCGTGTGTACAGGGGTCTTAACGAGTCATTGCTATTCAAGTTTGAGCTCATTTAAATGGAGTTCGACCATGTATAGTAATTTTCAAACTCCAAGTCGAAGTTATACACAATCTTACTACTCGCTTAGTTTTACGAGTCAAGCTTGATAAAAGTAAATACTCAACTCGGCTAGTTTGAAAATTCTGTTATTTGAGTCGGCGAGTTCaattaaaatgaattttatttgttttttaattataatagttAGATGATTACAAATAATGACATAATTCGAGTTCTAGTAATTATACGAGTTTATTAGGTTTGATGATTAGaagttgaat
The sequence above is drawn from the Erigeron canadensis isolate Cc75 chromosome 4, C_canadensis_v1, whole genome shotgun sequence genome and encodes:
- the LOC122596195 gene encoding transcription factor HHO3-like isoform X1 is translated as MVFDHNNNNMADFGDKMVRCKEYMEALEIERKKIQVFERELPLCLELVTQAIEGCRQQMSGTTTTDYFNGQSECSEQISSEGPILEEFIPIKRTSSLEEEEEDDHEHTHQQLNYKPKNIPNKFLDKSSSSSSKKSDWLRSAQLSIQTPDPLEISPKRVPVVEVKTNGCGAFHPFKKEKSCDGAPAAGKVKLSATPTTDLTATASSTADTRSGSGGCDGNKNDDKGQSNRKTRRCWSPELHRRFLHALQQLGGAHVATPKQIRELMKVDGLTNDEVKSHLQKYRLHTRRPSPTIHNNNNPQTPQFVVVGGIWMPPPEYATMAANSTPTSGDTNNSKNVYAPVASHPQSIAEASMSLNKSNSHGNNGDDSHHDSQSTSSSTHT
- the LOC122596195 gene encoding transcription factor HHO3-like isoform X2, which codes for MSGTTTTDYFNGQSECSEQISSEGPILEEFIPIKRTSSLEEEEEDDHEHTHQQLNYKPKNIPNKFLDKSSSSSSKKSDWLRSAQLSIQTPDPLEISPKRVPVVEVKTNGCGAFHPFKKEKSCDGAPAAGKVKLSATPTTDLTATASSTADTRSGSGGCDGNKNDDKGQSNRKTRRCWSPELHRRFLHALQQLGGAHVATPKQIRELMKVDGLTNDEVKSHLQKYRLHTRRPSPTIHNNNNPQTPQFVVVGGIWMPPPEYATMAANSTPTSGDTNNSKNVYAPVASHPQSIAEASMSLNKSNSHGNNGDDSHHDSQSTSSSTHT